The following are from one region of the Aspergillus chevalieri M1 DNA, chromosome 1, nearly complete sequence genome:
- the aspf22 gene encoding enolase acuN (COG:G;~EggNog:ENOG410PFRB;~InterPro:IPR036849,IPR000941,IPR020811,IPR020810, IPR020809,IPR029017;~PFAM:PF03952,PF00113;~go_component: GO:0000015 - phosphopyruvate hydratase complex [Evidence IEA];~go_function: GO:0000287 - magnesium ion binding [Evidence IEA];~go_function: GO:0004634 - phosphopyruvate hydratase activity [Evidence IEA];~go_process: GO:0006096 - glycolytic process [Evidence IEA]), translated as MPISKVHARSIYDSRGNPTVEVDIVTETGLHRAIVPSGASTGQHEAHELRDGDKAKWLGKGVTKAVANVNEKIGPAIIKENLDVKDQSKVDEFLNKLDGSTNKQSLGANAILGVSLAVAKAGAAEKGVPLYAHISDLAGTKKPYVLPVPFQNVLNGGSHAGGRLAFQEFMIVPSAAPSFSEALRQGAEVYHKLKSLAKKKYGQSAGNVGDEGGVAPDIQTAEEALDLITEAIEQAGYTGQVKIALDVASSEFYKTDAKKYDLDFKNPDSDPSKWLTYEQLADLYKSLASKYPIVSIEDPFAEDDWEAWSYFYKTSDFQIVGDDLTVTNPLRIKKAIDLKSCNALLLKVNQIGSLTESIQAAKDSYTDGWGVMVSHRSGETEDVTIADIAVGLRSGQIKTGAPCRSERLAKLNQILRIEEELGSNAVYAGEKFRSAVNL; from the exons ATGCCTATCTCCAAGGTTCACGCTCGTTCCATCTACGACTCGCGTGGTAACCCCACCGTCGAGGTCGACATTGTTACCGAGACCGGCCTTCACCGCGCCATTGTCCCCTCTGGTGCCTCTACTG GCCAGCACGAGGCTCACGAGCTCCGTGACGGTGACAAGGCCAAGTGGCTCGGAAAGG GTGTCACCAAGGCCGTCGCCAACGTCAACGAGAAGATCGGACCTGCGATCATCAAGGAGAACCTCGATGTTAAGGACCAGTCCAAGGTTGACGAGTTCCTGAACAAGCTCGACGGCTCGACCAACAAGCAGTCCCTTGGTGCCAACGCCATCCTCGGTGTCAGCTTGGCCGTTGCCAAGGCTGGTGCTGCTGAGAAGGGTGTCCCTCTCTACGCTCACATCTCCGACCTCGCCGGTACCAAGAAGCCCTATGTCCTCCCCGTCCCCTTCCAGAACGTCCTGAACGGTGGTTCCCACGCTGGTGGCCGCCTTGCCTTCCAGGAGTTCATGATTGTCCCTTC TGCTGCTCCCTCTTTCTCCGAGGCCCTCCGCCAGGGTGCTGAGGTCTACCACAAACTCAAGTCTCTCGCCAAGAAGAAGTACGGCCAGTCCGCTGGTAACGTTGGTGACGAGGGTGGTGTGGCCCCCGACATTCAGACTGCCGAGGAGGCTCTCGACCTGATCACCGAAGCCATTGAGCAGGCCGGCTACACCGGCCAGGTCAAGATTGCCCTTGATGTTGCCTCCAGCGAGTTCTACAAGACCGACGCCAAGAAGTACGACTTGGACTTCAAGAACCCCGACAGCGACCCCTCCAAGTGGCTCACCTACGAGCAGCTTGCCGACCTCTACAAGTCGCTTGCTAGCAAGTATCCCATTGTCAGCATCGAGGACCCCTTCGCTGAGGACGACTGGGAGGCCTGGAGCTACTTCTACAAGACCTCTGACTTCCAGATTGTTGG TGACGACCTGACTGTCACCAACCCCCTCCGTATCAAGAAGGCCATTGATCTCAAGTCTTGCAACGCCCTCCTCCTCAAGGTCAACCAGATTGGTTCCCTCACCGAGTCGATCCAGGCCGCCAAGGACTCCTACACTGATGGCTGGGGTGTCATGGTCTCTCACCGCTCCGGTGAGACTGAGGACGTCACCATCGCGGACATTGCTGTCGGTCTCCGCTCTGGCCAGATCAAGACCGGTGCTCCCTGCCGCTCTGAGCGTCTTGCCAAGCTCAACCAGATCCTTCGTATCGAGGAGGAGCTTGGCTCCAACGCCGTCTACGCTGGTGAGAAGTTCCGCAGCGCCGTTAACCTGTAA
- a CDS encoding uncharacterized protein (COG:S;~EggNog:ENOG410PMEY), protein MANILLSKHGDTNIKTVGVNWATNFIRARTRFSRPYNNQRAKYEDPQIIKEWFDRVQITIMQHGIALEDIYNFVDETGYAMGLVATAKVVTRAEMIGQPFIVQPGIREWVTSIECINSTRWGLPPCLSSKGRSIWKDGIKMRACQRTGGLED, encoded by the coding sequence atggccaatattctGCTTTCCAAGCATGGAGATACCAATATCAAGACTGTTGGTGTTAATTGGGCCACAAACTTTATCAGAGCTAGAACCCGGTTCTCTCGACCTTATAATAATCAGCGTGCTAAGTATGAAGACCCTCAAATCATCAAAGAATGGTTTGATCGGGTGCAAATTACTATCATGCAACATGGGATCGCGCttgaagatatctacaattTTGTTGATGAGACAGGATATGCAATGGGTCTAGTAGCTACTGCCAAGGTGGTTACTAGAGCTGAGATGATTGGCCAGCCCTTTATTGTTCAGCCAGGAATTCGGGAATGGGTCACATCTATTGAGTGTATTAACTCTACAAGATGGGGTCTACCACCATGCTTATCTTCAAAGGGAAGGTCCATATGGAAAGATGGTATCAAGATGAGGGCTTGCCAAAGGACTGGAGGACTGGAGGATTGA
- a CDS encoding uncharacterized protein (COG:S;~EggNog:ENOG410PMEY), whose translation MRLDKMIKGHEMALNEGILARQEIRELRASHEKQLQKCKRSRRQITAEEGLSIQEGQALVQGRSQEEEVMPTTSTEPAPMAEYRSVRAPPRCSDCNTLGHKRTHCPNRDSN comes from the coding sequence ATGCGGTTGGACAAGATGATCAAAGGTCATGAAATGGCTTTAAATGAAGGTATTCTTGCTCGTCAAGAAATTCGGGAATTGCGAGCTTCACATGAAAAACAACTTCAAAAGTGCAAGAGATCTAGGAGGCAGATCActgctgaagaaggcctTTCTATTCAGGAGGGCCAGGCTCTTGTACAGGGAAGGAGtcaggaggaagaagtcatGCCTACTACATCTACGGAACCAGCGCCCATGGCAGAATACCGCTCTGTGCGGGCACCACCACGTTGTAGTGACTGCAATACATTAGGACATAAACGGACCCATTGTCCTAATCGCGATAGTAACTAG
- a CDS encoding calcium-transporting ATPase (COG:P;~EggNog:ENOG410PH09;~InterPro:IPR006068,IPR018303,IPR023298,IPR023299, IPR005782,IPR001757,IPR004014,IPR036412,IPR008250, IPR023214;~PFAM:PF00689,PF13246,PF00122,PF00690,PF00702;~TransMembrane:10 (i61-78o84-103i256-276o288-317i752-773o785-804i825-849o888-905i925-944o956-976i);~go_component: GO:0016021 - integral component of membrane [Evidence IEA];~go_function: GO:0000166 - nucleotide binding [Evidence IEA];~go_function: GO:0005388 - calcium transmembrane transporter activity, phosphorylative mechanism [Evidence IEA];~go_process: GO:0006816 - calcium ion transport [Evidence IEA]), with protein MENSFLYSSAEVLKHFGASESSGLSQNQVTEAKKKYGLNALAEDPPTPLWELVLEQFKDQLVLILLGSAAISFVLALFEEGDDWTAFVDPVVILTILILNAVVGVTQESSAEKAIAALQEYSANEAKVIRDGTVQRIKAEDLVPGDIVQVAVGDRVPADCRLLTIHSNGFRVDQAILTGESESVSKDTRAVTDKQAVKQDQTNLIFSGTTIVNGNANAIVVLTGGSTAIGDIHESITSQISEPTPLKQKLNDFGDMLAKVITVICVLVWVINIEHFNDPAFGGWTKGAIYYLKIAVSLGVAAIPEGLAVVITTCLALGTRKMAQKNAVVRSLPSVETLGSCSVICSDKTGTLTTNQMSVEKVVYLNSLGAVEEIDVEGTTFAPLGQLSRNGQALNQLAVSSSTVRQMTEVMALCNGSTLAYDTKSGAFSCIGEPTEGALRALVEKIGTDDRTTNETLLRLPGSQRLHTASSYYGQRLPLKATYEFSRDRKSMSVLVGDGSQQKLLVKGASESILERCSHIVLGENASRVSLTKDHANRLSQQVVEYGNRGLRVMALASVEVGANPLLHKAQSSEDYAKLEQNMTLLGLVCMLDPPRVEVSDSIKKCREAGIRVIVITGDSPNTAESICRQIGVFEADEDLTGKSFTGRQFDSLSESEQLEAVKTASLFSRTEPSHKSKLVDLLQSLNHVVAMTGDGVNDAPALKKSDIGVAMGTGTDVAKLAADMVLADDNFATITVAVEEGRSIYSNTQQFIRYLISSNIGEVVSIFLTAALGMPEALIPVQLLWVNLVTDGLPATALSFNPPDHDVMRRAPRKRDERLVGGWLMFRYMVIGTYVGAATVFGYAWWFLYNPEGPQISFWQLAHFHKCSSEFPEIGCAMFSNEMSKSASTVSLSILVVIEMLNAMNGLSSSESLLTFPLWKNMMLVYAVIMSMALHFAILYIPFLQGLFSILPLNVIEWKAVLAISAPVIVIDEALKFAERRLYTLPVKASSKPKKA; from the exons ATGGAGAATTCCTTTCTCTATTCTTCAGCCGAAGTGCTGAAGCACTTTGGTGCTTCGGAGAGCTCCGGTTTATCGCAAAATCAAGTTACTGAGGCTAAGAAGAAATATGGTCTCAATG CTCTGGCCGAAGATCCCCCGACCCCTCTATGGGAGCTTGTTTTAGAACAATTCAAAGACCAGCTGGTCTTGATTCTTTTGGGCTCCGCGGCTATATCCTTTGTTCTGGCTTTGTTCGAAGAAGGCGACGATTGGACAGCGTTTGTCGACCCTGTTGTG ATTCTTACGATCCTTATCCTCAATGCGGTAGTCGGCGTGACCCAGGAAAGCAGCGCGGAGAAGGCCATTGCGGCTCTCCAGGAATACTCAGCGAACGAGGCTAAAGTGATTCGGGACGGTACCGTTCAGCGCATCAAGGCGGAGGATCTGGTTCCCGGAGATATTGTCCAAGTGGCCGTTGGTGACCGTGTGCCCGCAGATTGCCGGTTGCTCACAATTCACAGCAACGGGTTCCGCGTCGACCAGGCCATTCTGACGGGTGAAAGCGAGAGTGTGTCCAAGGACACTCGCGCGGTCACGGACAAGCAAGCGGTCAAGCAGGATCAGACAAACTTGATTTTCTCGGGCACAACTATCGTCAATGGTAATGCCAATGCTATCGTTGTTCTCACTGGTGGCTCGACGGCCATTGGTGATATCCACGAGAGCATTACCTCCCAGATTTCGGAGCCCACCCCgctgaagcagaagctcaacGATTTCGGTGACATGCTGGCCAAGGTCATTACTGTGATCTGTGTGCTTGTCTGGGTAATTAACATCGAGCACTTCAACGATCCGGCCTTCGGTGGCTGGACGAAGGGAGCCATCTACTACCTCAAGATTGCTGTCTCGCTGGGTGTGGCCGCTATCCCCGAAGGTCTGGCAGTGGTCATTACTACTTGCCTAGCTTTGGGTACCCGGAAAATGGCCCAGAAGAACGCCGTGGTCCGGTCTCTTCCATCTGTGGAAACTCTGGGTAGCTGCAGTGTCATCTGCTCGGACAAGACGGGAACTCTGACTACCAACCAAATGAGTGTCGAGAAGGTGGTGTACTTGAACTCGCTTGGCGCCGTGGAGGAAATCGACGTGGAAGGTACAACGTTTGCGCCATTGGGTCAGCTCTCGCGCAATGGCCAGGCCTTGAATCAGCTTGCCGTCTCCTCTTCGACTGTTCGCCAAATGACTGAAGTCATGGCTCTCTGCAACGGATCAACTCTGGCGTACGACACGAAGAGCGGTGCATTCTCCTGCATTGGTGAGCCTACTGAGGGAGCTCTGCGCGCCTTGGTCGAAAAGATCGGCACTGATGACCGAACCACCAACGAAACACTTCTCCGCCTGCCAGGTTCTCAGCGACTGCACACTGCGAGCTCGTATTACGGACAGCGTCTTCCCCTCAAAGCCACCTATGAATTCTCTCGGGACCGCAAGAGCATGTCGGTTTTGGTCGGCGATGGCTCGCAACAGAAGCTTCTTGTCAAGGGTGCCTCGGAATCGATTCTGGAACGCTGCTCGCACATTGTTCTGGGCGAGAACGCATCTCGTGTGAGCCTTACGAAAGATCACGCGAACAGATTGTCGCAGCAAGTGGTGGAATACGGCAACCGGGGTCTCCGTGTGATGGCGTTGGCCAGCGTCGAGGTGGGTGCAAACCCTCTCCTACATAAGGCCCAAAGCTCGGAAGACTACGCGAAATTGGAACAGAACATGACTTTGCTTGGCCTCGTCTGCATGCTTGACCCTCCGCGGGTGGAAGTTTCGGATTCAATCAAGAAGTGCCGTGAAGCTGGCATTCGggtcatcgtcatcactgGAGACAGTCCCAACACTGCTGAGTCCATTTGTCGCCAGATTGGTGTTTTTGAAGCGGACGAAGACTTGACAGGCAAGAGCTTCACCGGTCGCCAGTTCGATAGCCTTTCGGAGAGTGAGCAGCTCGAGGCCGTTAAGACAGCGTCTCTGTTCTCGCGCACTGAGCCCAGCCACAAGTCCAAACTGGTCGATCTCCTGCAGTCTCTCAACCACGTGGTTGCGATGACTGGTGACGGTGTCAACGATGCTCCCGCCCTGAAAAAATCGGACATTGGCGTGGCTATGGGCACTGGAACTGACGTGGCCAAATTGGCTGCCGACATGGTGCTGGCTGATGACAACTTTGCAACCATCACTGTGGCGGTCGAGGAGGGCCGGTCCATCTACAGTAACACGCAACAGTTCATTCGCTACTTGATCTCGTCGAACATCGGTGAAGTCGTGTCTATCTTCTTGACCGCCGCTCTGGGAATGCCAGAAGCCTTGATCCCTGTGCAGCTCCTGTGGGTGAACCTGGTTACCGATGGTTTGCCAGCTACCGCTCTGTCTTTCAACCCCCCTGACCACGATGTGATGCGTCGCGCTCCCCGCAAGCGTGACGAGCGTCTGGTTGGCGGCTGGCTTATGTTCCGGTACATGGTTATTGGCACTTATGTCGGTGCTGCTACTGTGTTTGGCTACGCTTGGTGGTTCCTCTACAACCCGGAGGGGCCGCAGATCTCGTTCTGGCAGTTGGCGCACTTCCACAAGTGCTCGTCTGAGTTCCCGGAGATCGGATGTGCGATGTTCTCAAACGAGATGTCCAAGTCGGCCTCGACCGTGTCACTGTCCATCTTAGTTGTTATTGAGATGCTGAACGCCATGAACGGTCTATCATCAAGCGAGTCGCTGCTTACCTTCCCTCTGTGGAAGAACATGATGCTCGTGTATGCGGTCATCATGTCCATGGCACTGCACTTTGCCATCCTCTACATTCCTTTCTTGCAGGGGCTGTTTTCCATCCTGCCGCTGAACGTGATTGAGTGGAAGGCTGTGCTGGCTATCAGTGCACCTGTCATTGTTATCGACGAGGCTCTCAAGTTTGCCGAGCGTCGTCTCTATACCCTGCCTGTCAAGGCTTCTTCGAAGCCCAAGAAGGCATAA
- a CDS encoding 14-3-3 adaptor artA-like protein (COG:O;~EggNog:ENOG410PHTI;~InterPro:IPR023410,IPR000308,IPR036815,IPR023409;~PFAM:PF00244): MVTYMKEVANIGGELTVDERNLLSVAYKNVVGTRRASWRIISSIEQKEESKGSEQHVGIIRDYRLKIEKELERVCGDVLDVLDQALIPKAETGESKVFYYKMKGDYHRYLAEFASGGQRKEAATAAHEAYKNATDVAQTELTPTHPIRLGLALNFSVFYYEILNSPDRACHLAKQAFDDAIAELDSLSEESYRDSTLIMQLLRDNLTLWTSSDGNEGEAGAKEDKPEEESAPAPEDKGEESKPAAPES, translated from the exons ATGGTCACCTACATGAAG GAAGTTGCCAAC ATTGGAGGCGAACTTACCGTCGATGAGCGTAACCTTCTGTCCGTTGCGTACAAGAACGTTGTCGGCACCCGCCGTGCCTCTTGGCGTATCATCTCCTCCATCGAACAGAAGGAGGAGTCCAAGGGTTCTGAGCAGCACGTTGGCATCATCCGTGACTACCGCCTGAAGATCGAGAAGGAACTCGAGCGCGTCTGCGGGGATGTCCTCGACGTTCTGGACCAGGCCCTCATTCCCAAGGCCGAGACTGGCGAGTCCAAGGTCTTCTACTACAAGAT GAAGGGTGACTACCACCGTTACCTTGCTGAGTTCGCTTCTGGCGGCCAGCGTAAGGAGGCTGCTACCGCCGCCCACGAGGCTTACAAG AACGCTACCGATGTCGCTCAGACCGAACTCACCCCAACCCACCCTATCCGTCTTGGACTCgccctcaacttctccgtTTTCTACTACGAGATTCTGAACTCGCCCGACCGTGCTTGCCACCTTGCCAAGCAGGCGTTCGATGACGCCATTGCTGAGCTCGACTCCCTCTCCGAAGAGAGCTACCGTGACAGCACCCTGATCATGCAGCTCTTGCGTGACAACCTGACCTTGTGGACGTCGTCTGACGGCAACGAGGGCGAGGCTGGCGCCAAGGAGGACAAGCCCGAGGAGGAGTCCGCTCCGGCTCCTGAGGACAAGGGTGAGGAGTCCAAGCCTGCTGCTCCCGAATCCTAA
- the HCR1 gene encoding eukaryotic translation initiation factor 3 subunit J (COG:J;~EggNog:ENOG410PNWK;~InterPro:IPR013906,IPR023194;~PFAM:PF08597;~go_component: GO:0005737 - cytoplasm [Evidence IEA];~go_component: GO:0005852 - eukaryotic translation initiation factor 3 complex [Evidence IEA];~go_function: GO:0003743 - translation initiation factor activity [Evidence IEA]): MPPSKWDDDEESTSPPPPVLPRRSKFDDEEEEEVLDSWDAAEDSDVEREKAAKAAEVKAKAEAEAAANKKSKNQRIEEHKQIRRKKAEEEEANAESDEDEASRRERLRRTEKDSDLAHAEDLFGGGGAVDIGDVDMQRMKNRSAAPKAVVISDSADPTNAIDLSAMPLFKPTSKDQFAKVTSTIGPLLTAHSKKPHYALWAQDFAKQLVKDLPSGEIKKIASALTTASNEKMREERAADKGTKKSKAAKTKVSLAASRDDKLDSNYDNYDDGLGDDDFM, from the exons ATGCCGCCGTCGAAGTGGG acgacgacgaagagAGCACTTCCCCCCCTCCCCCGGTGCTCCCCCGCCGCAGCAAGTttgacgacgaggaagaggaggag GTCCTCGACTCCTGGGACGCGGCCGAAGACAGCGACGTCGAGCGTGAAAAAGCCGCCAAGGCCGCCGAAGTCAAAGCCAAAgccgaagccgaagccgCCGCAAACAAGAAATCCAAGAACCAACGGATAGAAGAGCACAAGCAGATTCGGCGGAAAAAggccgaggaggaggaagccaACGCGGAGTCCGATGAGGACGAGGCCTCGCGTCGGGAACGCCTGCGCCGCACGGAGAAGGACTCTGATCTGGCGCACGCGGAGGACCTgttcggtggtggtggtgcggTTGATATCGGGGATGTGGATATGCAGCGGATGAAGAACCGGAGTGCGGCGCCTAAGGCGGTTGTTATTTCGGATTCGGCGGATCCGACGAATGCGATTGATCTGTCCGCGATGCCGTTGTTCAAGCCTACTTCGAAGGACCAGTTTGCCAAGGTTACTTCGACCATTGGGCCATTGTTGACGGCACACTCCAAGAAGCCGCACTATGCCCTCTGGGCGCAGGACTTCGCGAAGCAGCTGGTCAAGGATCTGCCCTCTGGCGAGATCAAGAAGATTGCCAGTGCCTTGACGACTGCTAGTAACGAGAAGATGCGCGAGGAGCGTGCAGCTGACAAGGGAACCAAGAAGTCGAAGGCCGCGAAGACCAAGGTGTCCCTGGCGGCCTCCAGGGACGACAAGCTTGATTCCAACTACGATAACTATGATGACGGGCTGGGTGACGATGATTTCATGTGA
- the rpt4 gene encoding proteasome regulatory particle base subunit RPT4 (COG:O;~EggNog:ENOG410PG6Y;~InterPro:IPR041569,IPR003960,IPR003959,IPR027417, IPR003593,IPR032501,IPR005937;~PFAM:PF16450,PF00004,PF17862,PF07728,PF07724;~go_component: GO:0005737 - cytoplasm [Evidence IEA];~go_function: GO:0005524 - ATP binding [Evidence IEA];~go_function: GO:0016787 - hydrolase activity [Evidence IEA];~go_function: GO:0016887 - ATPase activity [Evidence IEA];~go_process: GO:0030163 - protein catabolic process [Evidence IEA]): MADPERNQALEDYKKSLLELREWEAKLKTLRLGIKDLQREFDVSEENIKALQSVGQIIGEVLKQLDEERFIVKASSGPRYVVGCRSKVDKAKLRQGTRVALDMTTLTIMRMLPREVDPMVYNMSLEDPGQINFAGIGGLNDQIRELREVIELPLKNPELFQRVGIKSPKGVLLYGPPGTGKTLLARAVASSLETNFLKVVSSAIVDKYIGESARLIREMFGYAKEHEPCIIFMDEIDAIGGRRFSEGTSADREIQRTLMELLNQLDGFDYLGKTKIIMATNRPDTLDPALLRAGRLDRKIEIPLPNEVGRLEILKIHASSTKMEGDIDFESVVKMSDGLNGADLRNVVTEAGLFAIKDYREAISQDDFNRAVRKVAEAKKLEGKLEYQKL; encoded by the exons ATGGCTGATCCGGAGAGAAACCAAGCACTCGAAGACTACAAGAAGAGTTTACTAGAGCTCCGCGAATGGGAGGCGAAACTCAAGACGCTCCGTCTAGGTATCAAGGATTTGCAGAGGGAGTTTGACGTTTCTGAAGAGAACATCAAAGCCCTGCAAAGTGTTGGCCAGATCATCGGAGAAGTGTTGAAGCAACTGGATGAGGAACGAT TTATCGTCAAGGCATCATCCGGACCCCGTTATGTCGTCGGTTGCCGTTCCAAGGTCGACAAGGCCAAGCTCAGACAAGGAACCCGTGTCGCTCTCGATATGACAACACTTACGATTATGCGCATGCTGCCGCGCGAGGTTGACCCGATGGTGTACAACATGTCTCTGGAGGACCCAGGCCAAATCAACTTTGCAGGAATCGGTGGCTTGAACGATCAGATCAGAGAGCTGCGAGAAGTGATTGAACTGCCTTTGAAGAACCCTGAACTCTTCCAGAGAGTAGGTATCAAGTCACCTAAGGGTGTACTACTCTATGGGCCGCCAGGAACCGGAAAGACATTGTTGGCGCGGGCAGTGGCAAGTTCGTTGGAGACCAACTTCCTGAAGG TCGTGTCTTCCGCTATCGTCGACAAGTATATTGGTGAATCCGCACGGTTAATAAGAGAAATGTTCGGTTATGCCAAGGAACACGAGCCTTGTATTATCTTCATGGACGAAATCGACGCTATCGGTGGTAGACGATTCTCGGAGGGTACCTCTGCAGACCGTGAAATTCAACGAACACTGATGGAACTTCTGAACCAGTTGGATGGTTTCGACTATCTGGGAAAGACCAAGATCATTATGGCCACCAACCGACCCGATACTCTTGACCCTGCTCTTCTGCGTGCGGGTCGTCTGGACCGGAAAATTGAGATTCCGCTGCCCAACGAGGTCGGCCGTCTGGAGATTTTGAAGATTCATGCCAGCTCGACCAAGATGGAAGGCGACATTGACTTTGAAAGTGTTGTGAAGATGAGTGACGGACTCAACGGAGCCGATCTTCGCAACGTCGTTACAGAAGC TGGCTTGTTTGCGATCAAAGACTATCGGGAGGCGATCAGCCAGGACGACTTCAACAGAGCCGTCCGCAAGGTCGCTGAAGCAAAGAAGTTGGAAGGGAAACTGGAGTACCAGAAGCTGTAG